In the genome of Methylotenera mobilis JLW8, the window TCTCGGATAAATCTTGGACTGTATGCTCGGAGTTGAGAAACTCATATGTTTTATGCAACTCAGAAATTATGCATCTAACGCCTGTTCTATTTTCCTTTGCTGGCACCGGCTCAGTGATACGTACTTCACGGAGAGAGTCATGTAGCATAGAAACAGTAAATTGTTTAAAACAGGTTCCATCTTTATAACAAACATCCCAATCGACTACTCGTCCAAGCGAAAATGCTTTTAGTCTTCCTTTTCCCTCTGAGCCATGTAGAAAGCGCTGCTTGCCCTTTGACTGACCCGCTAAATTTTTCCATGACCCGCCTAAATTGCCAAATAAACTTGGGGCTTCAAAGTGTGTAAAACCTGCTCCATTATCAGCAATAATTATTCGCTGTTTTCCCGTACCGTAAGTTTCCTCTTTAATTTCTATTAGGGTTGCGTCTGCATCCAAACTATTCCAGATAAGCTCAGCAATAGAATGCATTGGTTTGGCTTGTACTTGTTTATTTAGAAAATCACCTTGAACCTCTATTGAGTAAATCTTCTGGTTAGCCATTATTTATCCTTATTTCACCACTCATTAGCTTTGGAAGCAGGGTGTCGCGGAGTTTCTCTAAAATTTGGATTTGCTCAATATTCTTAAACTTTTTACCAAGCATGTCTTTGGCGATTGTAGTAAAAGACTGGATTTTCTCTTTTGGCGGTAAAAAGAACTCATATGTTGGAATAGCTTGCTTACTCAAGTGCAGCACGGTTGAGCCATTTGAATAGCCTAAGCAATGCTCTTTAAATTCCCTTGTTCGCATCATGCGATATAGAAACTCATTTGATAACCAATCAAATTTTGATGTAACTTTTACCAGATCCATTGAAATCACGATGGTTTCATAGTCTGGAGAAGCAACAACTAATACTGGGTTGCCAATCACTTCGGCGTTTTGCGTAATATCTGTGTGAGCAACTACTAAATCACCTTGAACAACGACGTGCTGTTCTTTGTATCTACCAGTAAACTCTTTAAAGCCGTCCAATCTAAAGCCACCATTACGGTCAAAGCTTTTGAGCGTGACCATTGCAGTTTTAGATGGGTTTAACTCTGCGCTTTTGTATGAAACACCATTAAAACAGTTTACGTATTCACCTAACTCAACAAAAGCCCAATCCTCCAGTGCTTCTTCTACAAACCACTGTCTAAAAAGCGTTTCGGTCATGTACTCTAGGGTGTTGTTTTGGCGGTGAAGCAGATCGATTTTGTCATCCAAGCTGCTGAGGACCGAGGCGATGGCCTTTTGTTCTCTATGAGGTGGTTGAGGGATTTCAAAATTTTTGATACTTTTTAAACTTACTGTCGGTTGAGTTGAACCTGCAACTGAAGACTCTATTTCATTTATTCCATTAGGCGAGTTTAAAAAGTAATATAAAAATAGTGAATTCTCATTTGGAACAATAAATGCCGTATTTTGACCAAGACAAAATTCTGTTTCATCGTCAACAATACATGTATTACCGTATGAACCAACTCTGGAAAATAAAATGTCGCCTTTTTTTGGGGTGTGGTTTTTAGAGAATTTATCAAATACTTCTTTACTAACTTTTAAAGTATTTGTTAGGTTTAGTTTTCCCTTTTTAATATCTGTAACTCTAACCATTGGCAACCCTAAGTCTGAGTAAGACGGGGTTTGATGAAGCGAGTCAATAACACTCGCAATTTCCTCTAGCTTGACTGTTTTCCACTCACTCACAGCTTCACCCTCGCCAAGTTTTCAGCAATTGCTTTGTTGAGTTTTTCTTCCTCCAGCAGCTGTGCTTCATATTCTGCTTTTAGCGCGTTAAAACGTTCGGCAAAATTAAAGTCATCTTCATCATCTGGCAAGCCTACATAGCGGCCTGGGGTGAGTACATAATCAAGCTCTTTTACACGCTCTAGGCTGACAGAGGCACAGAAGCCTGAAACATCCGCATAACTGCCATTTGGGTTGCGCCAATTATGGTAAGTGTCTGTAATTTGTTTAATATCGGTATGGCTTAACTCTTTTGTACGGCGATTAATTAAATGCCCAAGGTTGCGTGCATCAATAAACAGTATTTCGTTGCTACGGTTTCTGAATTTGCCATTGGTTCTATTTCGGCTCATAAACCAAAGTGCTGCCGGTATTTGGGTATTCAGGAATAGCTTTGCAGGTAGATTAACGATGCAATCAATCACGTTGCCTTGTTCTATTAAGGCTTTCCGTATATCGCCTTCGCCACTGGTTTTGCTGGTAAGTGCACCTTTGGCTAATACAATACCGGCTTGGCCTGTAGGGTTAAGATGGTAAATGAAGTGTTGTAGCCAAGCAAAGTTGGCATTACCTGCTGGAGGCACACCAAACTGC includes:
- a CDS encoding restriction endonuclease subunit S, with protein sequence MSEWKTVKLEEIASVIDSLHQTPSYSDLGLPMVRVTDIKKGKLNLTNTLKVSKEVFDKFSKNHTPKKGDILFSRVGSYGNTCIVDDETEFCLGQNTAFIVPNENSLFLYYFLNSPNGINEIESSVAGSTQPTVSLKSIKNFEIPQPPHREQKAIASVLSSLDDKIDLLHRQNNTLEYMTETLFRQWFVEEALEDWAFVELGEYVNCFNGVSYKSAELNPSKTAMVTLKSFDRNGGFRLDGFKEFTGRYKEQHVVVQGDLVVAHTDITQNAEVIGNPVLVVASPDYETIVISMDLVKVTSKFDWLSNEFLYRMMRTREFKEHCLGYSNGSTVLHLSKQAIPTYEFFLPPKEKIQSFTTIAKDMLGKKFKNIEQIQILEKLRDTLLPKLMSGEIRINNG